acacacacacacacacacattttcagaaccgcttgtcccatacagggtcgcggggaaccggagccaacccggcaacgcagggcgtaaggccggagggggaggggatacacccaggacgggacgccagtccgtcgcaaggcaccccaagcgggactcgaaccccagacccactggagagcaggactgtggtccaacccactgtgccaccgcacccccccattgaataaatatataatatgtaaaattataaCACACTGTTATTACATCTCTTCTGTGTTACTCAAACTCATTCTCACAGTAAAATGTTCAAAACTCCAAATTCTGGGTAATAAGTTGACTTTGCCTGTAAACTGTTGTTCTTGgcttgtttaacattttttgttaaatgacCATGTTTTGTGTTCAGACCAGTCCATGGCTGATATTGCTGGCCATAACACAAGCACTTTgtttggacaaagacatcagctggaAAAACAATGCTTGTAATAAATTATAGTGGAGGAACTGGCTTCCAGTAAACTGTCTGCAGTACAGGCATAGCAACAGGGGCATGAGAGGATGtgacccctccaccccccataTTGAAGGAAGCCTTCTCCGGCCTTTAGGTATGCTCCCTCAGCACTACTGGTATTTTTTTAGTCCCCAAAATACCTGATAAATAACATTATTGAATTGAAGATCActgctgctttctttctttaccaAGGCTTAATAGTGATTTCTCAAGTAACTTCTGGAGTAACGGATATTGTGgaattatgtttttgaaatgtcatttgAACTTTTAGTTCCTTAAAATTTCTGTCTCACcattttttcctccttattttttccagctttttgaatgttttgccTAATTCGTATTTGAATGAGCTGTTTCCATGCTCGCCAATAGATGGCCCCAAGTCTTCAGCTTAtgattttactgtttatttcttGTGACAGCTGGGCTTcacatttaacactttttaattCCTGAGCATTAATACGGTTCACTGGTCTCTCCTATAACAAATTTCTTCATATGCAGAAAAACTAATCCAAAACTCAGGCATTATTGATGTATGTCCTTTCCTGGAAAACAATACAACTTCTGTaccttttttgaaaaataatgtatttcatcTTGTAAGGATtcattttttaagattttaaatgTTCCATCTGAGAtctgttctctttttaaatgtaaacaatatcATAATTAAAGGAACGTGTGATATTTTGTATTAATACATGATCGTGCATTGTGACACTTAACACAGAGAGCAACGCTGGTTGGTCACAGAATATAAAAGGTTGCAAGAGCTCAGAGACAACTTATTTCTGAGGATGactaatgaaaacaacaaaagcagGCACTAACAAAGCAAGAACTCCCGTTCATTTCTGAGTGCATAATTGCAATTTCTGTCTCCCTCTGAAAAACACAGGGCTGTAGCTTGTCCATTGTTCCCTACTGTTGAAAATATTCTAGGCATTTGTGTGCGCTAGTTCCAGCGATGCTATTGGAAATAAACCGGAGGGTGGGACAGGAGGTGATGTGAACTGAACATTTAACATCAAATACTGACTGTATGCAATCCATACTACAGTAATACAGTCTCACAGGATTTAAACACAGAAGTTAGGATGAGCCATATTGACACAAGTCATTTTCCggagacagaagaaaaaaaaaaaaagagctagaGCTGATTTGGAAGtaccatcagtggcttcatgtttttcacatgtaagaaaaacaaatcttttGTGAGGCATacctttttttcccttgacAAGAAATATCACTTCTGTCAGCTTCTCCATGATGGCATTAGAATTAAATAGCAAGTAAAAGTTTATACCTGAGAACATTTATTACAATCAAAACAGTTTATTAATTACAACACAGTATTTAAGGAACATTAGATATAACACTGTTGGTGACATGTCATTGTTATAATACATGGGCACTATTTGTTCTTTCCTGTTTAGGCGTTAGGTAAAACAGCTGTGTATCAGTTTACACCTATACATAGTGTGCAGACCAGTGACTTTGCACTGTCTTATTACAATCACCACCAGTCCTTTGAACATATactgtttatacagtatgttggtATAATACTACTACACCCAATTATAACTGCTTTGAAGTTCTTATTTCATGATAACCTGGACCTGTTGCAAAGGTAATGGGCACCTTTTAAGCTTGTGCTCTGTTGCATGTTTGTGTATCCACACTGGGCTGCATTCACACTACATCTGCAGCACTGCATCTTTTTCCTGTTATGCCTGTGACCCGAGGCCCTTGTGACACTACAGAGTGAATCGGGGTGAATGTTGCGAGTGACACAGCTAGGTCTAAAAAACCCATCAGCTCCCAGCAATTTGCTGTTCTCGCACCTCAGAGCAGTCTGACTGGAATCACTTCTGCTCCCAACTTAGTGCAACATAATCGCCGTAACATCGTCTGGGTCTACTTGACATGGCTCAGTGTGGCTTCCCCGCTGGTCACCAGCTGAGTGACTTTAGCAACACTCCCTTCCTTGGTTGCCATCTTCTTCACCTGCTGAGGAACAGGAAAGTCTCAAGCTGTATACAAAGTCATCCCCAGACACCCATACATTACACAATGTGCACAATCAAGACAGAGAACTTAAACCCAGGAACGGTAAAATACACATCCAAACTCCTTGACAAAGCAAAAGCAATTAGTGTTCCCAGCTCTGTGACTAATACATGGTAACAGTGGTAAAAATGGTAACAATTATCCTAGCATTCCCATACAGCTGGTATCTCAAAgttcttgggctgtgggtttagaCATGGGGTTGAATAAAGTCTATGTCTCTCCGAGTtcaagtgggtttcctcccacaatctaagGGCATGTGAATCAGGTGaacaggtgactctaaattgccgcACGTGTGTGTGATAGCCCTGTGATAGAATAGAGTCCAATCTAGAGTGTAATCTGTCTCCATTAAGAGGTGCCATCAGGTAGCATAAATTCTTTAATTCtccaggaaacccatgcagtgGTACCCTTGGGCGAGGTAGTCAAACCAAACAGCTTtgatatttagctgatgcttttgtccaaagaaacttacaattattaacccatttatgaagctggataacttttactggagcaatttagggtaagtaccttgcttaaaggtactacagctggaaggaaggtgagactcaaacctgacatctttggatccaaaggcagcagctctaaccactacactaccagctgtcctgctttCACTTTCTTCAGTGCGCCCGTACACTGTAATACAACGATTAACAGATATGATACGTCTGTTGCTTATGAGGAGAAATGGCTCAACTGTGAGTCACACCTCCTCTCTGCCGCCGGGCCTTCTCTGATGCTTTCCCCCGGAGCCGAGCTGCTTCCCGCACTGCGTCCCTATGTTCACCATCTTCTTCTCCCGGTGGGACGAGGTGGCCTCCAGAACCCTGGCTGCGACGGAGAGACCGAAGCGGCACAGCAGTGTAGGACAGCTCCAAGCGACAAGCTAAAAACACATCCTTGCACTAAGGGTGAAATCACCATTTCACAGGGCTGAGGAGCAACATCCAGAGGAGCGCAGAGCCATCAAGTCTCTCCCTGAGGGAAACTCACATTGGTCATTGCAACAGTTAAGGCATTTTCAGCATTTAGCAGCACTTACAGCCACATCCGGGTGTCACCAGTGGACAAATTCCGCACCTCACCTGAAGACTCCGCGTTCATCAACAACCAAATCATGTAGTGTAGTACTTGGTCCTTAggttttcactgcagttttactACAAAACACGTCTGCGAAGGCACATACAAACGCGACGTTTTCCAGCAGCATTTTTTCGCATCCTACTTGGACGACGCCGGCGCAGTTGAAGAGAAGGTGTTTTTGCCACTTGAATGCTGTTTATCATGACACAACTGCTTTTACAACAACGTATTACTAATTACAATTTCTGCACAGAAACGGCAGTGTGGAAGAATGGGCTGGGAAACAATGTCGCGTTACGCCGGCGCATCGCGTTTTTTGTTAACTCCGTGACCAAATTACATCACGATATCATATCTGAGGTAGAAAACGTGAGGGTTTTGTTTTCGGATGTTTCCTACAGCCCAGCCGTTAGGTGACGAGAAGAGAGAGAACGTGACAGCGTTTCGCACCTGTTACATTAATGAACGTTTCGCTGACGTTGTCTTAATATTTCGGCAGCGTTCAATAATCTTCTTGTTTGTTCAGTGCTGCTTTGCTCTGTCGCGCGCTGGCTGCTTACCTGTGTTGGCGCGAGCGGGAGCTCCGTCCTCTGCGCCGGGCGGCGGCGCGCTGCTCTCGGCGTCCGTGTTCGTGAGCCACGTTGACTCGGTCTCGCGCGTCCAGCTCTCGTAGTAGCGCGGCTCGAGGGCGTCCGCGCGGCTCCCGCCGCAGCCCATGGAGAGCGGAGCGCCTCAGCGCGCGCGGCAAGAATGGCGCCGAACCATCGTCCTCAGAGCCCCGCGCGGGCTACGGGATGACTCCTGAgtcagtgtgtgcgcgcgtgtgtgtttgtgtcatccTCAGGAGGAGCGCCACACGAACCACTACGTCATTGTGAAAGAGCacgctgaaaaacaaaaaaacaaacaaacaaaaaacagaagtacGCTGCTCTCACACTGACACTCCTCACTCAGGAATTCCTCATTCTTCTCACTCGTTTATCCCACTCAGCTCCTCCGGAATGAATGTGCCGCGTGTCCCTGTGCTACACTAGTATTATAATACTACTTATACTAACTAAGTATAAGATCaagttttataaaatgtatgtgcTTAGGATGCAGATTATCCTCCGCGTTCAGGTGACTGAGGAAAAGACAATGTGCGATGACTCGTTAGCTGCTGAACGGCCCGGGTCACATCGCATTTTTGCTCTCCGGGATCATCTTAGCTTCAGCCTGGCTCTGCAAAGCCCTCGCGAAAAAAAAGCTACGAAACACATGAATGACCTTTTACTCTTTTACCTTTCTCTCTATATTCATCCACTGTCAGAGACCGTTGTCCCAGTCAGAGAGGCgctggtccggagcctatcacAGCAGTATaatagggtgtgtgtgtgtgaggcgcTGAGCGCGCTGGACACAGGCTGCCAGTAGCTACACCGAAGCCCAGTATATTAACTTTAAACTGCATTCAGTCTAAAACAAATTCAATACTAGCCTGTACTATGTTTAATTTTGATGGAATGAGCTCTAACTGTGggctgtaagtgtgtgtgtgtaagacagCCTTCAATGCATATCTCTGTatctgaaatgtacgtcgctttgtaGAAAGGCGTCCGCTAACCGAACGAAATGCAGTGTAAAGTAGCgtcttttaaaaatatggaaaataaaagtcAATAATCTCCCCACCCTAAGTTCCATTCAGTCCCTGTCGCTGAAATGTAATGTTCAGTTAGTGTTCGCTACTGTACGCCAACCTTCTTTATTGTTCTTATCCACACAATGAGCTCAATAATTCAGGTTTACTTCAATTCAATCGTTTTCCATAAAATCTtatgtagctataataaatataagtacTGAGACATTTAATTAACGTTTGGCCCGCATAAAAACAAGGGTAAAGTGAGTGAGAGCAGAAAACGAACTCCTGCCCAAGGCTGTCAACAGCAGTTCATCCCACAAACGTGTgttaatttctctttttcaccCTGTTCCTCAGCAGCActcagctgtaaacactgaggaAACGAGTTGAACGAAGGAGGCCCTGGCTCCCACTGCCATTCTGTTCTCTCTCAGTCCATTTTACATTTCGCTCATGGGTGGGCACAAGAAAGCAAGTTGCTTTAGCTCCAGAGCTCACAGATATTTTAGAAAGCAGTACAGTACACTGAAaagtgtttgtgtctttgaaaattcgtAGCTCGGGCATTCGCAACAGCAGAGGCCACTGTGTAGTATTACAGCTCAACTGCAGAAAaagtgcgtgcgcacacacacacacacacacgtcccaaacgggggtcacagcgaaccggagcctaacccggcaacacagggcgcaaagctggagggagaggagacgcaccctggatgggacaccagtccatcacaaggcaccccaagtgggactcgaaccccagacccaccggagagcaggaccgagccaaacccgctgcaccgctgcacccccctctgtAAAAAGTGCTTTGGCACATATTAGGcaatggcagcaggtggtgtagtattGATGTCAGTCCCGCTACAGACTTGACAATTCTGGGTTCAACTCCAACTGTAGTACTTCAGATCAAGGTATCTGTCATGAACTGTTACAGAAAGAAcatccggctgtataaatgagtaaatcattctaaagtccattatctaacactgtgaaacacactGGACTAAGGATTCGggtaaataatactaataataaggTCCAGTAAGAAAGGATGAGAACTTGGGTTAATACCTTGAGTAGGCAAGGAAACAGCAAAGGCCTCCAACCAAAAGTCTGAGATAGaagacaaattatttaaattttaaaggaaAGCGCTCTAACTGTATTGTTACAGcgcatgtatatatatatacatacatatacatacacacacatatactgtatatgtatgttacAGATGCAGTAAAGGCCAGTATTCATTAGGACAccagtgaaaaatgtttttaaagtctCACCCTTTCCTGTTATTCCTTTTGGTTTAAAATAGAAAGGAGTCAAATGTCAACATAATGTAGCCGTGTTCAACGGTGACTCCAGTGTGTCGCTTGTGTGTAGCGAGGGTACAatactgtcacacacacactggtttgCTCAGCAAATCCGCAGTCCACACTCACGTCGCAGCTACAGCCTTTCGAGAAATGTTCGCAATAAAGGAGCTCTCCCGTACAGCGGTACCATTATTGAACGTTAATATATCCTTACGCGCATGTCCGAACCACCATAAACCTGTCTTGAGAACAAGCAGTCACAGCAATGCCAACACCACCAGTAGTGTGGAGACCCAAAGCGCTCGTAGAAATAGAATTACAACTAGAAGGGCCGCATGAAATAAAGGAG
This genomic interval from Scleropages formosus chromosome 23, fSclFor1.1, whole genome shotgun sequence contains the following:
- the LOC108919249 gene encoding brain and acute leukemia cytoplasmic protein-like isoform X1, whose amino-acid sequence is MGCGGSRADALEPRYYESWTRETESTWLTNTDAESSAPPPGAEDGAPARANTARVLEATSSHREKKMVNIGTQCGKQLGSGGKHQRRPGGREEQVKKMATKEGSVAKVTQLVTSGEATLSHVK
- the LOC108919249 gene encoding brain and acute leukemia cytoplasmic protein-like isoform X2 — encoded protein: MGCGGSRADALEPRYYESWTRETESTWLTNTDAESSAPPPGAEDGAPARANTARVLEATSSHREKKMVNIGTQCGKQLGSGGKHQRRPGGREEVKKMATKEGSVAKVTQLVTSGEATLSHVK